One Chryseobacterium wanjuense genomic region harbors:
- the pheA gene encoding prephenate dehydratase, translated as MKIAFLGPQASFTQLATAQLFPDEELLPQANILDCFHAVENGEVDKAVVPLENSIEGTVSMTLDYLYKTPEIKIEAEAVMPIAHHLMVHPDCKIEDIEKIYSHPQALAQSFHFLDDHFKEVTKQDFSSTAAAAKHVSENVDRNLAAVANQFAANLYGLKIIHRNIQDFEQNHTRFIVISKKKQAYHHEKLNILGEKSGLLITLPEDHAGGLHQVLSVFAWRKMNLSKIESRTLKTGLGNYFFFINVVGKWEPVLHENALEELKALDADVDFLGNYKEYLLES; from the coding sequence ATGAAGATTGCATTTTTGGGTCCGCAGGCGAGTTTTACACAATTGGCAACTGCCCAGCTTTTCCCTGATGAAGAACTTTTACCACAGGCTAATATTTTAGATTGTTTCCATGCTGTAGAAAACGGAGAGGTCGATAAAGCCGTTGTTCCTCTTGAAAATTCGATTGAAGGAACGGTTTCTATGACACTGGATTATTTATATAAAACTCCGGAAATAAAAATCGAAGCCGAAGCCGTCATGCCGATTGCTCATCATCTGATGGTGCATCCTGACTGTAAAATTGAGGATATTGAAAAAATTTATTCTCATCCACAGGCTTTAGCGCAAAGTTTTCACTTTTTGGATGATCATTTTAAAGAAGTTACAAAACAGGATTTTTCTTCTACAGCTGCGGCTGCAAAGCATGTTTCAGAAAATGTGGACAGGAATTTAGCTGCTGTTGCCAATCAGTTTGCGGCTAACTTGTACGGATTGAAAATCATCCACAGAAATATTCAGGATTTTGAACAAAACCATACCCGATTTATTGTTATTTCGAAAAAAAAGCAGGCTTATCATCATGAAAAATTAAATATTCTCGGAGAAAAATCCGGTTTGCTGATCACCCTTCCTGAGGATCATGCGGGAGGTTTGCATCAGGTTTTATCGGTTTTTGCTTGGCGAAAAATGAATCTCAGCAAAATAGAATCCCGGACATTGAAAACCGGACTTGGAAATTACTTTTTCTTCATCAATGTTGTGGGAAAATGGGAACCGGTTTTACATGAAAACGCCCTGGAAGAGTTAAAAGCATTAGACGCAGACGTCGATTTTCTGGGAAATTACAAGGAATATCTTCTGGAAAGTTAA
- a CDS encoding acyl-CoA thioesterase has protein sequence MIHTTHSLRVRYGETDPMKYVYYGNYAEYLEIGRVELFRSIGMSYNEIENQGIWLPVSEYKIKYLKPAFYDEMLEIHTYVKKIPGVRIEFEYEIFNEEHVKITEAATTLFFLDAKTNKVVKCPDYLLKLIEENWKG, from the coding sequence ATGATACATACAACCCACTCATTACGAGTACGTTACGGAGAGACAGACCCAATGAAATACGTGTACTACGGCAACTATGCCGAGTATTTGGAAATTGGTCGCGTGGAACTTTTTCGAAGCATTGGAATGTCTTACAATGAGATTGAAAATCAAGGAATTTGGTTACCTGTCTCCGAGTATAAAATTAAGTATTTAAAACCAGCTTTCTATGATGAAATGTTAGAAATTCATACTTATGTAAAAAAAATTCCCGGAGTAAGGATAGAATTCGAATATGAAATCTTCAATGAAGAACACGTAAAAATCACCGAAGCCGCCACTACTCTTTTCTTTTTAGACGCCAAAACCAATAAGGTCGTGAAGTGTCCGGATTACCTGCTGAAGCTTATTGAAGAGAATTGGAAAGGGTGA